In the Streptomyces sp. cg36 genome, one interval contains:
- the rdgB gene encoding RdgB/HAM1 family non-canonical purine NTP pyrophosphatase, whose amino-acid sequence MTRLILATRNAGKITELRAILADAGLPHELVGADAYPEIPDVKETGVTFAENALLKAHALARATGLPAVADDSGLCVDVLNGAPGIFSARWAGTHGDDKANLDLLLAQLGDIDEPHRGAHFFCAAALALPDGTERVVEGRLLGTLRHTPAGTGGFGYDPVLQPEGESRTCAELTADEKNAISHRGKAFRALVPVVRELLG is encoded by the coding sequence ATGACCCGCCTGATCCTCGCCACCCGCAACGCCGGCAAAATCACCGAACTCCGCGCGATCCTCGCCGACGCCGGCCTGCCCCACGAACTCGTGGGCGCCGACGCCTACCCCGAGATCCCCGACGTCAAGGAGACCGGCGTCACCTTCGCCGAGAACGCGCTCCTCAAGGCCCACGCCCTGGCGCGCGCCACCGGCCTGCCCGCCGTCGCCGACGACTCGGGCCTGTGCGTGGACGTGCTCAACGGCGCCCCCGGCATCTTCTCCGCCCGCTGGGCCGGCACCCACGGCGACGACAAGGCCAACCTCGACCTGCTGCTGGCCCAGCTCGGCGACATCGACGAGCCCCACCGCGGCGCCCACTTCTTCTGCGCGGCGGCCCTGGCCCTCCCCGACGGCACGGAGCGCGTGGTCGAGGGCCGCCTCCTGGGCACCCTCCGCCACACCCCCGCGGGCACGGGCGGCTTCGGCTACGACCCGGTCCTCCAGCCGGAGGGCGAGTCCCGCACCTGCGCGGAGCTCACGGCCGACGAGAAGAACGCGATCAGCCACCGGGGCAAGGCGTTCCGGGCGCTGGTGCCGGTGGTGCGGGAGCTGCTGGGCTGA